The following proteins are co-located in the Rattus norvegicus strain BN/NHsdMcwi chromosome 19, GRCr8, whole genome shotgun sequence genome:
- the LOC134483423 gene encoding disks large homolog 5-like: MFARLCRRFGRVDVDREESRVKQTKPKEACRQTSSPENILNKVQANEEEERLNRELELTTKERNELTDRLLYVTGGSMNKSPYFRPNPFYENLKIKEKEVMSLLHNLDTKNIEHREKFQELKKEINFYRNLHSRLLMDQACMKKKLVTLKQESKELQRYLFELNPKDEDEQEKASNLQTQQNVVSETAGDMA; encoded by the exons atgtttgcccgtctttgtaggcgctttgggagagttgatgttgatagagaagagtctagagtgaagcaaacgaaacctaaag aggcctgcagacagacgtcatcccctgaaaatatcctaaacaaggtgcaggccaacgaggaagaggagaggctgaatagagaactggagctaactaccaaggagagaaatgagctgacagatcgcctcctttatgtgacaggtggatccatgaacaagag cccctacttcaggccaaatccattttatgaaaacttgaagataaaggagaaagaggtcatgtcattactgcacaacttagacacaaagaacattgaacatcgtgagaaatttcaggagctcaagaaggagattaacttctatcg caacctgcacagccggctcctgatggaccaggcatgtatgaagaagaagttggtcacattgaagcaggagagcaaggagttacagcgatatttgtttgagttgaacccgaaggatgaagacgaacaggagaaggccagcaacctccagacccagcaaaatgtg gtctcagaaactgcaggagacatggcatag